DNA sequence from the Rattus rattus isolate New Zealand chromosome 2, Rrattus_CSIRO_v1, whole genome shotgun sequence genome:
GGAAcgttgagagccactgttctaagcccagggaaaggaaacagaggctcTGCGTGGGAAAGTCTGGGCTTTGCCTGTTTGAGGAGGAAGGGCATTTTCTGGAAATTTTAAGAGGAGAGAGGTTATACAAGAAGCTAGACCCAGGCCAGAATGTGGAGTCAGTTACTTCAAGAGTTAGGTAGGGCCTTGGGTTGTAAATATGACAgagtgcacaaagccctgggttccatcctcagcaaaGCATAAGTTAATGTAGCGATGCCTGCCTGTAATCCAggaggaccagaaattcaaggaTCGGCTTTGACTACACAGAGTTTGAAGGCTGGGTAGGCATTGTGGGAAATCTCAACcccccccccctcaaaaaaaaaaaaaaacaaaacaaaaaaaaaacaaaacaaaacaaaacaaaaaaaaccaaactgggTCTAGGGTAGCAGACACCCAGGATAATAAATCTTTAGGAGACCCACTCATTAATGGTAAGATTTGGGCTAGAAAGTGGGGTAAAATGCAGAACAGTCTCCCTTGTACACAAGGGCTGTACTTTAGGCTCAGTGGAAACTGAGCTGAGATTCCACAGCATTTGGACTCCCTCACCCCTGTGGAGATTAAATTAATGAAGATGGGGCTTAGACTCCTAGAAGGGAGTTTTAACACATTTAAATGGCAGGGTATGTGTTGGAGAGAGGGGTGGTCTAGATCTGCAGGGGGCAGGGCCACTTAGGTCTGGGAGGGGTACGTGGCAGGGTGGAAATCTAGCCTGCATCTACAAGGCCTGGGGTTTAGAAAACTGGAGGTTGGGCCTGGAGTACAAAGGCGATCTATTCTAATAAGGATGGACTTGAGGCTAGCCAGAGCGAATTAGGCTACACAGCTAGGCTAGGACTCTAGTGCAGGGAGTTAGGTCAGCAATGGACCGAGCCTAGAGACTTAAAGTAGAATTACATCATTAGCAgcgaaaggagaagagggaggaaccCGAGGAAGACACGGGTTTATACTTTGGACAGGAGCTGGAAACCGAGCCTGGCCTGAGACTACCTCAGGaagggtagattttttttttttttttttggagctggggaccgaacccagggccttgcgcttcctaggcaagcgctctaccgctgagctaaatccccaaccccggaagggTAGATTTAAGACCAGTCAGGGTTGAGCCTAGATGTGCTGGGGCAGAGTTTAGGCCAGTGGAGGCTAGACAAGAAGGGGCAGAACATGGACTACCTGGGGGTGATACCTAGACCGTGGAAAAGAGTTAAGATTATTAGGACAGAGATAAGCCATTGTCAGCCATTGCCAGAAATCTCCTCAGAAGGTAAGATCTGAGTCAAGGCCTTGACCACATATGGGTGCAATTTCGAACCATATAGTCGAGACTTACGAAATGAACCGGGGAGGAGGGGGGCTGGGCCAGGTAAAAGTAGGGCCAATGTTAACTAGGGAATGGAGCTaacacagagggcagaggccaGATCTCCAAGGGAAGTACTTTAGGCTAATGCAGGAGGGGCTTAGATTTCTGAATCTAAGTCCCAAACTTAGATTTCTGAAGATGGCTTAGGCTGATGGGAACAGACCTTGGACTTCTCTGGAAGAGTTTTGACTCTTGAAGGCGGACTTAGATTCCTGAGGCAGAGTTAGCTCATTGGAGGGGTACTTAAGCTTCGTAGGGGTGAAGTTCAAACCAATGACAACGGGGCTTAGACTCTTAGGGTGGAATTTAGTTTAGTAAAGGTGGAGCTTAAGCTCTTGGGTGGAGTTTAGCAAACAGGCTTTATATTGCTGGGTAGGGTTTGGGCCAATGAGGCAGGGCTCAGATTGCTGAAGTAGAATTTAGCCCAGCAAAAATAGGAGTGGAGTTAAATTAATGGATATAGGATTTAAGACTCCTGCGTGGAATTTAGTCCAGTAGAAATGGCTTCTAGCCTCTTAGACTAGTGGAGTACTTAGACGCCCaatgggggtggagcttagacccccaatgggggtggagcttagaccaGGTAGGCAGGACttaagactcttttttttttttttttttggtttttttttttggagctgggggccgaacccagggccttgcgcttcctgggcaagcgctctaccactgagctaaatccccaaccccgtggacTTAAGACTCTTGAGGTAGAGTTTAATCCAGTGGGATCAAGGCTTAGACACTTTGAATAGTTTTTAGTCCATTGGGTCTAGGGGTTAGACTCCTGGGATACAGTTTAGCCAGTGGGGTACCTACCTGGCTTAGAGTCTTGGGGATTTAAGACAGTCGGAAGTCCTCAGGCCCTAGAGGCCTCGAGGCTCCCACATGACCGTCTCCATCCAGGCCTGAGCAACATCATCGGGGTGATCGTGTACATATCGGCAAACGCGGGCGAGCCAGGCCCCAAGAGGGACGAGGAGAAGAAAAACCACTATTCGTATGGCTGGTCCTTCTACTTCGGCGGGCTGTCATTCATCCTGGCCGAGGTGATCGGCGTGCTAGCCGTCAACATCTACATCGAGCGCAGCCGCGAGGCACACTGCCAATCACGCTCGGACCTACTCAAGGCCGGCGGCGGCGCGGGCGGCAGTGGCGGGAGCGGCCCCTCGGCCATCCTCCGTCTGCCCAGTTACCGCTTCCGCTACCGCCGCCGCTCCCGCTCCAGCTCCCGAGGCTCCAGCGAGGCCTCGCCATCGCGGGATGCGTCTCCCGGCGGCCCCGGGGGCCCGGGCTTCGCCTCCACGGACATCTCCATGTACACGCTCAGTCGCGACCCGTCCAAGGGCAGCGTGGCTGCGGGGCTGGCGAGCGCCGGGGGTGGAGGCGGCGGTGCCGGCGTGGGTGCCTACGGCGGGGCGGCCGGGGCAGCGGGGGGCGGCGGGACGGGCTCGGAGCGGGACCGAGGGAGCTCAGCGGGCTTCCTCACGCTGCACAACGCCTTCCCCAAGGAGGCGGCGTCCGGCGTCACGGTCACGGTCACCGGACCGCCCGCTGCGCCGGCGCCCGCGCCGCCCGCTCCTGCAGCGCCCGCGCCCGGGACGCTGTCCAAAGAGGCCGCCGCGTCCAACACCAACACGCTCAACAGGAAAACCACGCCCGTGTAGGGGAGTGCGCCCTCGCGGGGAGCCGGGGGGGCGTGTCCGGGGCGCGTGCGCGGGCGCGCGTGCAACGAGGCCGCCGGATCGGGGTGCCCCCCAGGTCTATTCCCGCGAGCGCGCTGGACACCGCTGGGCCTTCTAGCCCCTCTCCTCACCCTCTAACCCGGAACGTGGGGAACCCCTTCACGCTCCGAAGCAGGGACCTTGGGGAGGGGGACGGGACGGGAAAAGGGGCTCCAGCGTGGGAgcgctgtgttttatttttgtgttgggAAGAtttcaggggagggagggagggcccgTGGTGTTTTTTGCAGttttgagatgttttctttttaaatgttttgctgtgtgcatgtgggggcggggcggggggaggggagggagggactcccagcccagcccagcccagcccagcccagcccagcccagcccagcccaactCCTGGAGAGGGGCTCATAACACAAGAATATAGAGTTACATCTAcaactatatatacacatgttcTGTATAAAGAGACAGACCAGCAGAAGGCAAAGGCCAAGGGAGGGACGCGCTGACATTTAGTTCACTTTTTCACTCATCTTTCGACAAGGGCTTATTAAGCACCTATTGTGTACCAGGTGATGGTATCGAAGGTGGTGCTAGGGAGGAGGGGACATAAACGCAAGGCGCATCCGTTCATTCattcttggaaattttatgtgtgtgcgcGTATAACCTCTAGGCATTGTACCCACCATTGAACACACAGATGGGAAGAAAATAGGGTCTCTGGCGTCTTCAGAGAGTTCCCATCTTGTACTTGAGACCATTAATCACAGAATCACGTACATACCCGGTAAATGACTCTTAGAAATGAGGAGGCCCGCTAGGGCTGTAGTTCAGTTTCTAAAGTGCTTGCCTATCACAAGCCCTGGGTTACACTCCCAGCATTGCATAAACTAGGCATTGTGGTAAACACCTGTgaatccagcacttggaaggcgaAAGGATagtccagagttcaaggccatcctgtgctgtatatttgtatattgaagttgaggccagcctcaactaTGAgacttttgcattttaaaaaagaaggtacAATTTATGGGATGGGAGTCTGAGATGCTACAAAGTGTTCCAAGAAGGggtagttggtttttttttttttttaggggataATTAGTTTTTGTACTAGCCAGTCAGATCTGGGGTGAGAGAGAAAATTTAACatacaaagggagagaaagacactTCCAGGCTGTGAAGGGTCAGGTTAGGTTGGGAAAAGAGCATGGAGACAAACTGGTTCAAGAGTTAAGTGAGGACTTACATTATAAGGTCAGCAAAAAGGGCCATGAATTGACTTTAAGAGGGGAgggcgaggggttggggatttagctcagtggtagagcgcttgcctaacaagcgcaaggccctaggttcggtccccatctccgaaaaaaagaaaagaaaagaaaagaagaaaaaaaaagagaggggatGGCGCATAAAGACAGAGACTTTGAGGTAAGAGTTAAGTGGCAAAGGTCCATTGTTGGGAGGCAAAATGCCCTTATAGAAACTCTGGGTCTTGGGTATGGCAACTGGTAGTTTAGGAGGCTCAGGCAGTTGGGGCCATTAATTCAACTACTCACCCACCAACTCCTAAGGAACTACTGGCATCATGTGGTGTGTGGGTTGGGATCTGGGGTGACAGATCACCGCTCTGCTCTCAGTGTCAAAACCATGCAACCCAGGCCACTCAGGGTCACAGTGGTCACCTGAGGACACAACTGCCAAATACTCCGCAGGAGGAATGGAAAAACCCTAGAGTATGTGACATCGGGACTTAAAGGACCAGTCTGGTATGTGCTGATGGAGATGAAGGCAACTTAGTCAAAAACCCAGAGAAGCAAAGCAGCAAGACGCGCCTGGGGTAGGGGGTGGAAGACGACGACTCTCGGATGCTGCCGTCCGAGTGCAAAGTTGAGGGGTGAGGTAGTGGATCTGCACACCAGTTTCAGCAGTGCCCTGAGTTCTAGGCTGAGAGGCCTGGGCTTTCTTCTAAGGCGAGTGAGTAAGAGAGGACAGCAGAACTGAACAGGGTAGGGGTTTTAGGCTAGACACAGGAGGCAAAGAGTGGTCCTTACCCTATTCATTTGTTCTGCAAATGTTCCCGAGGTCTGCACACCAGTGATGGTGGAGGTTAAACATGCTCTTCTATCTGCCCTGCCTCAAACGGCTTCTAAGAGGGAGGCAAAACCATCTCAGAGGACAAGAGGGAAGAAGTGATTATTAGTACTGTATCAGTAGTGGCAGTGCAGGACAGCagaaatagactgagaaagaaagcatgaGCCTgggtatgaaaaaaaaatgtgcttttagGAGACCACATGAATGGTGCATACTTAACAATCTTAGTatttgtgaggctgaggcaggggagctGTAAACTTGAGGCTAACCCCAGCTATCAAGCTGGCACCACAAAATGCAGGGTGAACGCTGGGAATGCAGCTTAGCTGGGAGAGTGTTTGTCCAGcattcacaaggccctgggctcaatccttAGCACTGTATAAACTAGGCATGGTGATGAGTGCATTTGGGAGGTGCAGGCTGGAGGACCGAAGTCTGAGACATCCTCAGCTATACAGGGAGACTGAAGCCAGCTTACGTTCAACACTGccgggaggagggagggaactggaaggtggagaggctgagtcaggaaccGTGGAGGAAATCTGTGAGGGCAGTTCAGGAAGAGATGCTGAGATGTGGGGAAAGGAATATAAATTAGTGGCGTGGGGAGGGCTTGGTACAGGGAGGGTGAAGGGTTCTCAGGCATGATGGGATCTGTAGTCCAAAGgtcaaacccaaaacaaagaggtagggggtgggcaggaggaagagtgaggtggggggggtgaggagggagggcagaagagatCAAAATCAGGTGTGCTTCAGAAACAGCAAAGACAAAGGTAATcctgagaggggaggagagaaaaaaaaaacaaaacagtggctGGAAAGCTTGTCAATCAAAGGTAAGATGATGTGAAGACacaaaacaggaacagaaaaccTAAACTTCACAGAGACAAGAGGCAGGTAAGATTGTGAGGTATGGCGGAATGGTCtattgtctttttctgtttttgggaCAGGGTATCTCTTGTGTAGgtcagactgacctggaactcacataggtctgcctctacttcctgagaactgggatcaaaggtgtaccaccacacctaatcttttttttaaatattaaataattgggctggagaggtggctcagtggttaaggatgcTTACAGCTCTGTCagtggaccagagttcagatcccagtggCCACATCCAGTGGCCTAAAACTCCAGAGgcaggggatccaacactgtcATGATCTCCATACAAGTGCATgtgctttccctcccctcccatcctcacCCCTCTCTCACACAGCCATGgggcatgtacacatacaggtaacattacaaaaagagaaaatgtttctaacCTAGCTCTGGTGGTGCCgacctcaggaagctgaggagggaggatCGCCTGCTTACTGAGGTCAAGGCTGGCTTGGTGAGACTACATTTCCAAAGAAAAAGTAACATGAGGGTTGACGATATAAATCAGTGGTAGAACAGTTGCCTAGAATTCCCCCAATgaagggctgggggcgtggctcagtgataaGAGCAGTTGCCTACCATGTGTGAGGGGCTAGATTCAATCCCtggaacaaaaaggaagaaaagaaaagcagcacaGTTTGTCCTAGATCATCTGAACCGAAGAGACTCCTAACCTCACGGTATACAGGCAGCAGAGAAAGGTTTGGGACTAGACAGCTCCAAGGCACACCAAGTCACGTCCTTAGTTAGTCCCACCCTGTTTTCACCTCTACCCGCTGATAATCCCACAGTATGAACTCACGAAAGGATTAACCCATTGATTGAGCCTTCAGGATCTAATCACCTCTCCAAAGCCCAACAGTCCAAAACCACATTTACATCCTGTGGgggatatttcatattcaaaccacagcaagtGGTGAGAAGACAGACAAGGGTTTGCCAGCTCTGCGACCTCTGCCTCTGCGGGAGAGGCAAGCAGTAAATGTTAGGATCTGTAAAGGAGGGCTAAGCAGGATCCCGGGGGCGTGGCTCACACCTCAGAGCGCTTGTTCTTTTAGCATTCACAAGGTCCTGGATTCAGTCCACTGCATAAACTCCGTGTGGTAGCGCCTGCCCATGTGGGAACCCAGCAgttgggagctggaggcaggaggatcaaaaattcaaggtcatttttggcCACAAGAAATTTGAAGTGAGTCTGGGATTCGTGcgatattttagaaaataaaacacaggaaaacaaaacaaaaaagaaaagcaggagttAGGAGTTGCTGGTGCATACCTAAAACACCCCAGCCCTCCATAAGCTGACATAGGAATAATGTGTAGTTCCAGGCCACCGTGGCTGTACAATGAGACTTCCTCACTTTCTCAGCTGACCACAAAAGCTATGGAGGATACAGTAACCATGTGACAGGTCAGAGCCATTCAAGCTGGCCGAGGTGAGGGGTATGAACAAGGGTGAATTAAGTTACAAATTCCAAAGAGTAGGGAACAAAAGACTGATGAGCCCTTggaaccttgtgtgtgtgtgagctttaaGCTCAAGTATGCTGGGGtcatagttttatttaaaaaaaaagaaaagtaacggAATCTTATTGCTGTGAAAGTGGGCTGGGCAGAGAGTGGTGAATGTctataatccagcactcaggagatggagacaagaggatgaggagttcaagggtATCCTTGGCTACACGAGACTCTCCCAAACAAGACTAGAGGACCTAGGAacgtagctcagtgggtagagtactTTCCCAGTATgcaggagaccctgtctggatCGCCACCACTGCAGaaaaggcatggtggctcatgcctataatcagTATTTGTGAGATGAAGGCAAGAGGATTACGAAGCTCGTGAGACCCTTTATCaaaaacaaggggaaaaaaagggtgtgtgtgtgtgtgtccagcatTGGGAATGTGGAATTTTACAGACTGTGTGTGAGCTAGGAATCTGAGTTGAAGTTGTACGGTTGTATACTGAATAGAAGACTTTAGATAGGAGGGAGGGATCAAGGGCTCTTTTCTGCACATGCCCAGTTGGTGATGCCTCTGGAAATCCAAGTCAGGGTATCAGGTTGACTATGATGAGAGTGGTGAAGAGGTCAGGGCTAGAAATACAAGTTTTAGTAACATCAGCATTCAGAAGACATTTAATGCCATGGAATGGGAGAACTTTGAAGGGTAATGTGGATAGAGTTATGACTCCAGTCAGAAATTTGGGGACTTCTCTATGAGAAGGAGTGGCTTGGGGGTAGGCAGAAGGGCAGACCCTCTTGCAAGGCAAAAAAGTGTTGGTGGGGTGTATGGCTCAGTCTATAGTACCTGCTTAGAATCTCCCAGCGAGGGGCTGGGGTATGGCTCAGGGATTGAACTTttgccctaggttcaatccctagcacaaaaggaaggaggaagggtgaAAAGTACGTAATGTTTTAAGGAGGAAGTCCACCATCTGTGCCCAGTGCTGCTCAGAGCTGGGAAAAGATCTGGGAGACTAGAAGGTTTATTAATGTGAGCAGGGGTGACAAGCTCAACAGAGGTGACTGCAGATAGAAGTCTTGATCCAGCAttggggggagggctgtgtgggaagaagggggagacagAATCCAAGCGGCTATTATTTTCCTATGAAAATGATAGAGAGCTGAGTGCAGTGGcccacgcctgtaatcccaggactaaagaggctgaggcagggggatcatcaCAGTTCAAGGCATGCTTGATCTTcagagagagacattttcttaaagcaatttaaaaaaaaaaaaaaaaacttaaagaggGTCAGTGAGCTAGCACTTGCTGTCAGGTttgacaacccgagttcaatctccaccctgggacccacataggagaaggaaagaactgatccCTGCAAGttgcttctgacttccacatatgcacCACGACACACATGCCCTTACACCCCCCACAAAATAGatacttttttcttcatttaaaattaaaaaggaaagtgaCAGAAAAACATACAGACAAGAAGACAGCAAATACACATGGAATTTCCACAGCTACTAAAGCAGATGGGACTCAGAAATATGGGGAGATCCAGGGgccaggggaaggggggggaCCAGTTCAATAGCAGGCAGCAAAGAGGGGCTCGGGAGGACTCCCAAAATGAGGCTGTGCTGCCCGCCTTCCAGAGCCTGCTGACGACAGTGTGTATCTTGCTTTGGGAGCTCATCAAGCCCTAAGCAGATCCAGTGACATTTCCTTCATTCGGTAATGACAACTCAGTGCTCAGGAATGTCTTCTGGGGACTCGGAGATGCCAGTCCCCTGTCATTTCAGAACTGTGTCCACCTTGTCATGGAATGAGGGAGAGAAGTAGGTTTAGCCAAGTAGAAACAGAGCTAAGTGTTGTGGTGGGCTTCACAGACATTGAAGAGGGAAAGGCCACATATTTTCCTAGTCTAGGGGAGGGAGCTGTGTATACCATCTCATTCATTCAGCCATACTTCATTCACGTTACCCAGGCTGCTTCTTCTATACCCGGCCTTGAAATGGATACTGGAGAGGACATGAACAGTTGGCCCAGTCTGATAGGAGAGTCACATACAGGCAGTGACCTCCGATGGCAGTATGGGCTCCAACCAGAAAGTCCAGAGCAGAAACAGCAGAGGTGGCATGGGTGTTCTAGGGGCCTGGTCATGGCTCCTGATGCACCTGGAGGAGCCacctggggaaggaaggagttgGTAAAAGGTGGTTCCCACCTGGGTGGTCCACACAAGGGctgagagagggagtgaggggttAAGAATCAGGCCCTGCTGCCATGCCATGCCACATGGCTGTCCCCTGTCTGGGTCTGTGCCCTTTGGGGAGCTGAAACTGTATGACAGGTCCCGAGGGGCACCTAGTCTAATAAATCCAATAAGGATAGTTGCTCTGCTTCATGTGTCCCAATCCCCCTAATTCCctagagtctgtctgtcttttctacTTTCTGAGGGACTGAGAACTTGAACACTGAAACTGATCTATTGACATGGAGGATTCTGGCCACCGGGGCCTCTTCCAGGCCTTGGAGTATTGGATTAAGACAACTCTAGGATACAAACCCTAGTTCTCCTTTCTCAGACTCTGgagccccactccaccccacccccaccccaccctcactcccactCCCCTGTCTAAACTGAAGGGTCAGGTTCCAGTCCTCCTCTCTCAAACATGGAGTCCAGGcaccagcctcctccctcagacctaGGAGTCCAGACCCTAGTCCTCTTCCCTCAGGGCCAGAAACCTATACTGAAGCTCTCCTCCCATATATCTAGGAGTTCAGCCCTTCTCCCTGAAATCCTGAAACTACATACCCAGGCTCTCCTCCCTCAGACTCAGACCAGGTCCACATCCTCCAAGCCCAGAAGCCCATATTCAAGCCCTCCTTCTTCAGACCTGAgtccaccccgcccccacctccaGTTTTTTTTCCCAAGCCTCTGAACCTCAGAATCCAGCAATCCAGCTAGGGTGCTTCCAGCGTGGACCGCTCAGGACAGAAACACAAGTTCTCTGTACTTCGCTGGCTATGAGATCCAGAGTTTGGAGTATGGACTTTGCAGCTCGGTCTCAGACCCGTGGGGAAACAAATCTTCGTACGTTCAGCCTGTTGAAGACCCggtccccaacccctccttcctagaggcctccctcccccgccccttgTCCCCTTAAAATACCCAGATCCCTATGGCAACAGGCGCCTGCGACAGGTGCGAGTGTTATTTACGGGTCGAGCCCAAAATAGCcggtggggtgagggggtgggcgGATGGGGCGAGGCAGGGAGCGAGCGCAGCAGGTCCGGAGGGCTGACTGGGTAGTGGCGAGCAAAGCCGGACGCTTCGGAGGCATCGCGGAGCTGGGGCCGTCGCGGCGCAGAGGCAGGAGAGCTCAAGGGACCCGTGCCCGGGAGACCCGGGTGGGAAGCCCAAAGGGAGCGCGGGACCCCGAGCTGAGTCTGGAGCGATCCTGGCCGAGCAGGCCTTGGgaacctgggggagggggagccgaGTGACTGCAGACAGACTGACTGAGAGTCCCTTTCCAAGCCCTGTGTCCCCCAGGGTATTTATTTTGCCCTGGTTTTCTGAACCTGAGTGTGGACCACAGTGCCTTGATCTAAGCCCTGTCCTGACTACAGGTTTTCCTCCTGGGCCCTCAGAGTGTCCCCCAGGCTCTTTTTCTGGACCTTACTGTGATTCTCAGCCACTGTGGGAGACCTGGACTCTTTTCTGAGCAGTCCCTGGCTTGCCTATACTCCCTCGAATTCCATTGGGGCCCCAAATTAACTGTGAATACTGGAGGATTC
Encoded proteins:
- the Cacng8 gene encoding voltage-dependent calcium channel gamma-8 subunit encodes the protein MGEAEDHDFTLTSASAATCSLPPSPLAPRGPPASACAVTPPAAGTAPPPLPRWWPTAPRLPVVKLESLKRWNEERGLWCEKGVQVLLTTIGAFAAFGLMTIAISTDYWLYTRALICNTTNLTAGDDGPPHRGGSGSSEKKDPGGLTHSGLWRICCLEGLKRGVCVKINHFPEDTDYDHDSAEYLLRVVRASSIFPILSAILLLLGGVCVAASRVYKSKRNIILGAGILFVAAGLSNIIGVIVYISANAGEPGPKRDEEKKNHYSYGWSFYFGGLSFILAEVIGVLAVNIYIERSREAHCQSRSDLLKAGGGAGGSGGSGPSAILRLPSYRFRYRRRSRSSSRGSSEASPSRDASPGGPGGPGFASTDISMYTLSRDPSKGSVAAGLASAGGGGGGAGVGAYGGAAGAAGGGGTGSERDRGSSAGFLTLHNAFPKEAASGVTVTVTGPPAAPAPAPPAPAAPAPGTLSKEAAASNTNTLNRKTTPV